Proteins from a single region of Butyrivibrio fibrisolvens:
- a CDS encoding IS66 family transposase yields MARDSKDLQLIELKDNIKELNNTIGNLNSLIEAANKREAEHLAEEQRLREQIDYLTKKLFGKSSEKRDDIEGQLSLFDEAETLASDDDPEEQEFISVEQHTRKKKTTMADKFANLPTQKVYLDVPEDQRKCEVCGTPLEKIGEEFVRREIEIIKPAIKIIEYYSISYGCPNCKVNAEIPYIVKGRDGHPHMLHGMASAGTVAWVMYQKYVNSLPLYRQEKDFKMYGAEICRGTIASWITKNAEEFFTPMAEYFRRKLVSGRYAMADETPVQVLKEPGRRAESKSYMWVFRSGEFDKEQIVLFHYSPTRAGDTAKDFLDGFHGYLMTDGYSGYNKLKDCTRTSCWSHIRRYLIDAIPKGQQYDLAQPAVQGLVYIDRLFDMERKIHEKKGVTYDAIKEYRIEKEKPVLEGFWNWVDDQKPSPNTRFHKAIVYIQNRRPYLETYLEDGGCSFNNNTSERSCKAFVTGRKNWLFSDSTKGANASALTYSMVETAKANGVDVYLYLKLLLTKCPTSDLSDEELEKLSPWNPECKEALDKLYIQQQNAIFDSM; encoded by the coding sequence GTGGCAAGAGATTCCAAAGATCTTCAGCTTATAGAGCTGAAAGACAACATCAAAGAATTAAATAATACTATCGGGAATCTCAATTCACTCATTGAGGCTGCTAATAAGCGTGAAGCTGAGCATCTGGCGGAAGAGCAAAGGCTTCGCGAACAGATAGACTATCTGACCAAAAAGCTTTTTGGAAAGTCCAGTGAAAAGCGTGATGATATCGAAGGACAGTTAAGCCTTTTTGATGAAGCAGAAACTCTTGCATCTGATGATGATCCGGAAGAACAGGAATTCATCTCTGTTGAGCAGCATACACGTAAAAAGAAAACCACTATGGCAGATAAGTTTGCTAACCTTCCGACACAGAAGGTTTATCTTGATGTTCCGGAAGATCAGCGAAAATGCGAAGTCTGTGGTACTCCCCTCGAAAAGATAGGTGAAGAGTTTGTACGCAGAGAAATCGAGATCATAAAGCCTGCCATAAAGATAATCGAGTATTACAGCATCAGCTACGGCTGCCCTAACTGCAAAGTAAATGCAGAAATTCCATACATCGTAAAAGGTCGAGATGGACATCCACACATGCTTCATGGTATGGCATCAGCAGGAACTGTTGCCTGGGTAATGTATCAGAAGTACGTTAACAGCCTTCCACTATATAGACAGGAAAAAGATTTCAAGATGTATGGAGCAGAAATCTGCCGTGGAACAATCGCAAGCTGGATTACCAAAAATGCTGAAGAGTTCTTTACACCTATGGCTGAGTACTTCAGAAGAAAACTTGTTTCAGGCAGATATGCAATGGCAGACGAAACTCCCGTTCAGGTCCTTAAAGAACCCGGAAGAAGAGCTGAATCCAAGTCGTACATGTGGGTATTCCGTTCGGGGGAGTTTGATAAGGAACAGATAGTATTGTTCCATTACTCACCAACTCGTGCCGGTGATACTGCAAAAGATTTCCTTGATGGTTTTCATGGTTATCTGATGACAGATGGTTACAGCGGGTACAACAAGTTGAAAGACTGTACGCGGACTTCATGTTGGTCGCATATACGACGCTATCTGATAGATGCCATTCCTAAAGGCCAGCAGTATGATCTTGCCCAACCTGCTGTACAGGGACTGGTATATATAGACAGGCTCTTCGATATGGAACGAAAAATCCATGAAAAGAAGGGCGTTACTTATGATGCCATAAAGGAATATCGTATCGAGAAAGAAAAACCAGTTCTTGAAGGATTCTGGAATTGGGTAGATGATCAAAAACCGTCCCCAAATACAAGATTCCACAAGGCTATAGTATATATCCAAAACAGAAGACCATATCTTGAAACATATCTTGAGGATGGAGGTTGCAGTTTTAACAACAATACTTCCGAAAGATCATGTAAGGCTTTTGTTACAGGACGTAAGAACTGGTTGTTCTCTGACAGTACCAAAGGTGCCAACGCAAGTGCTCTAACCTATTCCATGGTAGAAACAGCAAAAGCAAACGGAGTAGATGTATATCTTTATCTAAAACTACTCCTTACCAAGTGTCCAACATCGGATTTGAGTGATGAAGAACTGGAAAAACTTTCTCCATGGAATCCTGAGTGTAAAGAAGCGTTGGATAAGCTTTACATTCAGCAGCAAAATGCCATCTTTGATTCAATGTAA
- the tnpB gene encoding IS66 family insertion sequence element accessory protein TnpB (TnpB, as the term is used for proteins encoded by IS66 family insertion elements, is considered an accessory protein, since TnpC, encoded by a neighboring gene, is a DDE family transposase.), which produces MIGDITAADEIYIVCGYTDMRKSIDGLCAIVEDKLHMDPRSSALFLFCGRRADRLKILMWESDGFVLLYKRLSVTQGRYRWPRNKDEVRNLTWREFDWLLSGIDIEQPKAIRAS; this is translated from the coding sequence ATGATCGGCGATATAACAGCTGCAGATGAGATATACATCGTCTGTGGCTATACAGATATGCGAAAATCCATTGACGGGTTATGTGCTATCGTTGAAGATAAGCTTCACATGGATCCAAGAAGCAGTGCGCTTTTTCTTTTTTGTGGAAGACGAGCAGACCGTCTGAAGATACTCATGTGGGAGTCTGATGGATTTGTTCTCCTTTACAAGAGGCTTTCTGTTACGCAAGGCAGATATCGCTGGCCCAGAAATAAAGATGAAGTTAGAAATCTTACCTGGCGTGAGTTTGACTGGCTTCTTTCAGGCATCGATATCGAACAGCCTAAGGCCATCAGAGCTTCTTGA
- a CDS encoding AAA family ATPase encodes MNNIVRIAALTIKNFKNVGNGKIVMPSCLKKEFVNDSSEVLGIYGQNGSGKTAVVDAMFFLQKILVGSTLDEDIAEYLTTGSQSAEIEVDFNIFIEKVVFEVTYKVVLKREDKSIVIDKESLSCAKNENGDRTNKTVFIEFDRNDSSQLFKPAIRVQELVEENKENKTDLIVAKKMAEKSRCSYIFGESSREVFCRQYSNGFRDYSDIIKTLYHFAVKDLFVIRNAHSGVITAQIILPMAFRIEENEGGSKGDLPVLLREPITLPFEEKELLHRIVDQINIVLNKIIPGLQIVVKEHGKQALDSGEDGWKVELMSKRDDQPEIPIRMESEGIVKIISILSALIQAYNQPSVCLVIDELDAGIFEYMLGELLDIFNTDGKGQLIFTSHNLRALEMLDKENIVFSTVNPDNRYIRMKNVRESNNLRKQYIKALTLGGQDEVIYDETNSLKIARAFRKAGKSIGES; translated from the coding sequence ATGAATAATATAGTACGTATAGCAGCTCTTACTATTAAGAACTTTAAAAATGTTGGAAATGGAAAAATAGTTATGCCATCATGCCTAAAAAAAGAGTTTGTTAACGATAGCTCAGAAGTACTTGGCATATATGGACAAAATGGATCTGGAAAAACAGCAGTTGTAGATGCTATGTTCTTTCTTCAGAAAATTCTAGTGGGAAGTACACTTGATGAGGATATTGCTGAATACCTGACTACAGGCTCTCAAAGCGCAGAAATTGAAGTGGATTTCAATATTTTTATTGAAAAAGTGGTTTTTGAAGTAACATATAAAGTTGTTTTAAAAAGAGAAGATAAAAGTATTGTTATAGATAAAGAGTCATTGAGTTGTGCAAAGAATGAAAATGGTGATCGCACGAATAAAACTGTTTTTATTGAGTTTGACAGGAATGATTCATCACAGCTATTTAAACCTGCTATAAGAGTTCAGGAATTGGTTGAAGAGAATAAAGAAAATAAAACAGATTTAATTGTAGCTAAGAAGATGGCAGAAAAGAGCCGGTGCTCATACATATTTGGTGAGAGTAGCAGAGAAGTATTTTGCAGACAGTATTCAAACGGTTTTAGGGATTACTCAGATATTATCAAGACGTTATATCATTTTGCGGTAAAAGATCTATTTGTGATCAGAAATGCACATTCCGGTGTGATAACAGCACAGATAATCTTGCCAATGGCATTTAGAATTGAAGAGAATGAAGGCGGAAGTAAAGGCGATTTGCCGGTTTTGTTGAGAGAACCTATAACATTACCTTTTGAAGAAAAAGAGCTATTACATAGAATAGTAGATCAGATCAATATCGTACTTAATAAGATTATTCCAGGGCTTCAGATTGTAGTAAAAGAGCATGGAAAGCAGGCGCTGGATTCTGGCGAAGATGGATGGAAGGTTGAACTTATGTCTAAGAGAGATGATCAGCCTGAAATACCGATCAGAATGGAATCAGAAGGGATAGTTAAGATTATTTCCATACTTAGCGCATTGATACAGGCTTATAATCAGCCATCAGTATGCCTAGTTATAGATGAGCTTGATGCTGGAATTTTTGAATACATGCTGGGCGAACTTCTAGATATTTTTAATACTGATGGTAAAGGCCAGCTGATTTTTACTTCTCATAATCTTAGAGCTTTAGAAATGCTTGATAAAGAGAATATCGTATTCTCTACAGTAAATCCTGATAATCGATATATAAGAATGAAGAATGTAAGAGAGTCTAATAACCTTAGAAAGCAATATATAAAGGCTCTTACATTGGGGGGACAGGATGAAGTTATTTATGATGAGACCAACAGCTTAAAGATTGCTAGAGCTTTTAGAAAGGCAGGAAAGAGTATTGGGGAATCTTGA
- a CDS encoding AAA family ATPase yields MGLFLNPGNENFKSILNGIYVDKTGIIESINNTINTTDKLTCISRPRRFGKSYTAKMLCAYYGKTCDSCSIF; encoded by the coding sequence ATGGGATTATTTCTTAATCCGGGAAACGAAAATTTCAAATCCATATTAAATGGAATATACGTAGATAAAACCGGTATTATCGAGTCTATTAATAACACAATAAATACCACTGACAAACTCACATGCATCAGCAGGCCACGCCGCTTTGGTAAATCATACACGGCGAAGATGTTATGCGCATATTATGGAAAAACATGCGATTCATGCTCGATATTTTGA
- a CDS encoding flavin reductase, whose amino-acid sequence MNSKELNPKAMYKLSYGLFVCTAVSGEKKNGCIINTAAQIASDPNRISIAINKANLTHDMVKETGACNISVISNEADFALFKHFGFQSGKTVDKFAKDSGAPAYEIADNGIPYITAGTNAYFSLKVDKEMDLGSHTLFICEPVFMTVLSDATSCTYEYYQNNIKPKPQPVGTTPKGETVWRCTICGYEYVGEDLPDDFICPICKHGKDDFEKIIR is encoded by the coding sequence ATGAATTCAAAAGAACTCAACCCCAAAGCAATGTACAAGTTATCCTACGGACTATTCGTCTGCACAGCAGTATCAGGTGAAAAGAAAAACGGCTGTATCATCAACACCGCAGCCCAGATAGCCTCAGATCCAAACAGAATATCCATAGCCATAAATAAAGCTAATCTAACCCATGATATGGTCAAAGAAACAGGAGCATGCAATATATCAGTCATCAGTAATGAAGCTGACTTTGCCCTGTTCAAACATTTTGGATTCCAGTCAGGAAAAACAGTAGATAAGTTTGCTAAGGATTCAGGCGCTCCGGCCTATGAGATAGCAGATAATGGTATCCCATATATCACAGCAGGCACCAATGCATACTTCTCATTAAAAGTAGATAAAGAAATGGACCTTGGTTCACATACTCTATTTATCTGTGAACCTGTCTTTATGACAGTTCTATCTGATGCTACCTCCTGTACATATGAGTATTATCAGAACAATATAAAACCAAAGCCACAGCCTGTAGGTACAACACCAAAAGGCGAAACAGTATGGCGCTGTACTATATGCGGATATGAGTATGTAGGTGAGGATCTCCCGGATGATTTCATCTGCCCGATCTGTAAGCACGGTAAGGATGATTTTGAAAAAATTATAAGATAA
- a CDS encoding RloB family protein codes for MAKEKLSRSISFVISNPTFEIWFLLHFKFTTKTYLNGDMVIGDLKKYIPDYEKSKDVYSLCNDRISDALRNADKLEAYHAGKDWPSEDCNPRTDVAEIVRIFEG; via the coding sequence TTGGCAAAAGAAAAGCTAAGCCGGTCTATTAGTTTTGTGATATCAAATCCTACTTTTGAAATATGGTTTTTATTGCATTTCAAGTTTACGACAAAGACATATCTTAATGGTGACATGGTTATTGGTGACTTAAAGAAATATATTCCGGACTATGAGAAAAGTAAGGATGTTTATAGCCTGTGTAATGATAGGATTTCAGACGCACTACGCAATGCAGATAAACTTGAGGCGTATCATGCAGGAAAAGATTGGCCCTCAGAAGACTGTAACCCAAGAACAGATGTTGCTGAGATAGTGAGAATTTTTGAGGGTTAA
- a CDS encoding ATP-binding protein: MSFKEKAVLALNPSLDTDHPENINEKNGYSATNLIAIYGANASGKTSLFKAMTAAINMVRLSNIMQVNQSIGSVIPFKFDAKTVEEPSEFEFIFVADDDIRYVYGFAADSKRITEEYLYQYKSQRPTIIFERTAEKYEFKGQKTILEPLVRFNTPNKLFLATATNWNTESTTVPYKWLSEKMVTFTDTQSLTDLALDLYKSEKKQDYISFTEGLLQSADINISKISIDVKKTKMQYPVGIQAPQVIINGQTLSAIAAQEIEQIEVNTEHIIGDGDDQTRYILGMGEESLGTNQLFILGPFLKDAFEKGIVVVVDEIDKSLHTFIVKHIINMFRDKEINKKGAQLIFTTHDTSLLSLATFRRDQVYFTEKNNKTGVSDLYSLDELSVRKTDNIEKGYLLGRYGAIPYIRGEEL, translated from the coding sequence ATGTCATTTAAGGAAAAGGCTGTTTTGGCGTTAAATCCTTCGCTAGATACAGATCATCCGGAAAACATAAATGAGAAAAATGGATATTCTGCAACTAATCTAATAGCGATATATGGTGCAAATGCTTCTGGTAAGACCAGCTTATTTAAGGCAATGACTGCAGCAATAAATATGGTAAGACTATCTAATATTATGCAGGTAAACCAGTCGATTGGATCTGTGATTCCATTCAAATTTGATGCGAAAACTGTTGAAGAACCATCGGAATTCGAATTTATCTTTGTTGCAGATGATGACATTAGGTATGTTTATGGATTCGCCGCTGATAGTAAAAGAATAACTGAGGAGTATTTATATCAGTACAAGAGCCAAAGGCCGACTATTATTTTTGAAAGAACTGCTGAAAAATATGAGTTTAAGGGGCAAAAAACTATACTTGAGCCTTTGGTTAGATTTAACACGCCTAATAAGCTTTTTTTGGCTACTGCCACAAATTGGAATACTGAGAGCACTACGGTTCCATATAAGTGGCTGTCTGAGAAAATGGTGACCTTTACAGATACGCAGTCACTTACGGATTTGGCGTTGGACTTATACAAGAGTGAGAAAAAACAGGATTACATAAGCTTTACAGAAGGCTTATTACAGTCAGCAGATATCAATATTTCTAAGATTAGCATAGATGTTAAGAAAACAAAAATGCAGTATCCAGTTGGAATACAAGCCCCTCAAGTAATTATTAATGGACAGACATTATCAGCTATAGCGGCTCAAGAAATTGAACAAATCGAAGTGAACACTGAGCATATTATTGGCGACGGTGATGACCAAACAAGGTATATATTGGGAATGGGAGAAGAGTCTCTGGGAACAAATCAGCTCTTTATTTTGGGACCTTTTCTCAAAGATGCTTTTGAAAAGGGGATAGTGGTAGTTGTTGATGAGATTGATAAGAGCCTACATACGTTTATTGTTAAACATATTATTAATATGTTCAGGGATAAAGAAATCAATAAAAAAGGGGCTCAGCTGATTTTTACTACACATGATACATCCCTACTCTCATTAGCTACATTTAGAAGAGACCAGGTGTATTTTACAGAGAAAAATAATAAGACAGGAGTATCAGATCTATATTCTTTGGATGAGTTGTCAGTAAGAAAAACAGACAATATAGAGAAGGGATATCTTCTTGGCCGCTATGGCGCTATACCTTATATTCGTGGGGAGGAACTGTAA
- a CDS encoding desulfoferrodoxin family protein, which translates to MKFYRCETCGNIITKLNDSGVPVVCCGQPMKELVPGAVDGAVEKHVPAVTVDGNTVKVQVGEVEHPMVEGHFIQFIALETTVGAQIKYLKPEEKPVAEFVVADGAKAVAVYEYCNLHGLWVKEI; encoded by the coding sequence ATGAAATTCTACAGATGTGAAACTTGCGGTAACATAATTACGAAGTTGAATGATTCAGGTGTTCCAGTTGTATGCTGTGGCCAGCCAATGAAAGAGCTCGTGCCCGGTGCAGTTGACGGCGCAGTAGAAAAGCACGTACCTGCAGTAACCGTTGATGGTAATACTGTAAAGGTTCAGGTAGGCGAAGTAGAGCACCCTATGGTTGAAGGACACTTCATTCAGTTTATCGCACTTGAAACAACTGTTGGAGCACAGATCAAATACTTAAAGCCTGAAGAAAAGCCTGTTGCTGAATTCGTAGTAGCAGATGGCGCTAAGGCAGTAGCAGTATATGAGTATTGTAACCTTCATGGACTTTGGGTTAAAGAGATTTAA
- a CDS encoding ATP-grasp fold amidoligase family protein: MGKLNFLADLIKDPATRFYYLSAHGFYHSMSDEDYVKRLWKYKMNKPLNLDDPKTICEKLQWLKIHDHNPRYTTLADKYAVKQVVADAIGAEHVIPNYGVWDSFDDIDFDKLPDQFILKTTHDSGGFMICKDKKTFDKAAAKKKFDKALKRNFYWSGREWQYKNIKPRIIADKYIDSLGRPDSLEYKLTCIDGKVAFTTVCKGIAHTDLSLRSNDHFDRQGNKMPWYAYYKPSKEPVSLPPQIDEMISYAEKLSAGIPYVRADFYIVDGVIYFGELTFNTWDGFMIFEPDEWDRKLGDMITLPKL; the protein is encoded by the coding sequence ATGGGTAAATTAAACTTCTTAGCCGATCTTATCAAGGATCCGGCAACAAGGTTCTATTATCTTTCCGCACACGGTTTCTACCACTCAATGTCTGATGAAGACTATGTCAAGAGGCTCTGGAAATACAAGATGAATAAACCTTTGAATCTTGACGATCCCAAGACTATCTGCGAGAAGCTTCAGTGGCTCAAGATCCACGATCACAATCCTCGTTATACCACACTTGCTGATAAGTATGCGGTAAAGCAGGTTGTTGCTGATGCTATAGGTGCAGAACACGTTATTCCTAATTATGGGGTATGGGATAGTTTTGATGATATTGATTTTGATAAGCTTCCGGATCAGTTCATCTTAAAGACCACTCATGATAGTGGCGGATTCATGATCTGCAAAGACAAAAAGACTTTTGATAAAGCTGCTGCCAAGAAAAAATTCGACAAGGCTTTAAAGCGCAATTTCTACTGGAGTGGCCGTGAATGGCAATATAAGAATATTAAGCCAAGGATAATTGCTGATAAGTATATTGATTCTCTTGGAAGACCGGACTCTCTTGAGTATAAGCTGACCTGTATCGATGGTAAGGTTGCCTTCACCACAGTTTGCAAAGGCATAGCACACACAGACTTAAGTCTTCGTTCCAATGATCATTTCGACAGACAGGGCAATAAGATGCCATGGTATGCTTATTACAAGCCTTCCAAGGAGCCTGTAAGCCTTCCACCACAGATAGATGAGATGATAAGCTATGCTGAGAAGTTATCCGCAGGCATTCCTTATGTGCGTGCTGATTTCTACATCGTAGATGGTGTTATCTACTTTGGCGAACTTACTTTCAATACCTGGGACGGCTTCATGATATTTGAGCCAGATGAGTGGGATAGAAAGCTTGGAGATATGATCACTCTTCCTAAGCTGTGA
- a CDS encoding glycosyltransferase family 2 protein: MKQKTKKVSLIMTTFNCHDQFLISIKSALTQDYPDIELVIVDGGSTDGTLDVIKGYADKISADPEHYKNFSIRWISEPDKGIYDGMNKGIRMASGDVIAVFNDEFTCPDAVSNYMYILEDGGYDAVHSDLVYAQGDVWKRYWHMPNGNIHTGWMPAHPTLYIRKEIYDRYGLYKTEYRSSSDYEFMIRILADGTLKLGYIPKVLIRMFYGGTSSAGLKGYARNTREAYLSLVHNKVSFPITIIVLRIIRTLHQYRVAEKMQKELE, from the coding sequence ATGAAACAGAAGACTAAAAAAGTATCCCTGATCATGACAACCTTCAATTGTCATGATCAGTTTCTAATTTCAATAAAGAGCGCCCTTACTCAGGATTATCCTGATATAGAGCTTGTTATAGTAGACGGCGGATCAACTGATGGAACTCTTGATGTCATCAAGGGGTATGCTGATAAGATCAGTGCAGATCCTGAGCACTATAAGAACTTTTCCATAAGATGGATAAGCGAGCCTGATAAGGGAATATATGATGGCATGAACAAGGGCATACGTATGGCATCAGGAGATGTCATAGCTGTATTTAACGACGAGTTCACATGCCCCGATGCAGTATCCAATTATATGTATATTCTGGAAGATGGCGGATATGATGCAGTCCACTCAGATCTTGTATATGCCCAGGGTGATGTGTGGAAGCGCTATTGGCATATGCCAAATGGAAACATACATACTGGATGGATGCCGGCTCATCCGACTCTTTATATCAGGAAAGAAATATACGACAGATACGGCCTTTATAAGACCGAATATAGAAGCTCATCAGATTATGAGTTTATGATAAGGATCCTTGCAGATGGAACCTTAAAGCTTGGCTACATTCCCAAAGTCCTTATCAGAATGTTCTATGGCGGAACTTCAAGCGCAGGCTTAAAGGGTTATGCACGAAATACAAGGGAAGCATACCTGTCACTTGTTCATAACAAGGTATCCTTCCCCATAACAATAATCGTATTAAGGATCATAAGAACTTTGCATCAGTACCGCGTGGCAGAGAAGATGCAAAAGGAACTGGAGTGA
- a CDS encoding radical SAM protein, with amino-acid sequence MKMKKLNGTVIITYRCNARCNMCNRYKAPSKPDEELSIETIKKLPPMYFTNITGGEPFIREDIKDIVRELKKKSDRIVISTNGFFTDRIIDLCKEFPDIGIRISIEGLEQTNNEIRGLPDGFNRGYTTLKKLREMGLKDVGFGMTVQDRNAADLVPLYKLSDELDMEFATASLHNSFYFVEAKNIIHDRMMVGKHFEDLVNELLDSNSPKKWFRAYFNHGLINYIYGQKRLLPCDMSFDTFFIDPYGDVMPCNGTKDKEVMGNLNTQSWDELWNSEDAEKVRAKVRHCDRNCWMIGSVSPAMHKYIWVPALWVIHHKFLRFWKKKKYSMYELKVVRDYRDGKVTKEQLDKCSTCDFNAAVNNGLSAASMEQLKNKTGEEIVAEDIERQQSRKQSR; translated from the coding sequence ATTAAGATGAAAAAGTTAAATGGTACCGTCATAATAACATACAGATGTAATGCGCGCTGCAATATGTGCAACCGCTATAAAGCGCCTTCCAAACCTGATGAAGAGCTTTCAATAGAGACTATTAAAAAACTTCCGCCCATGTACTTTACAAACATTACAGGTGGAGAGCCTTTTATCAGAGAGGATATTAAGGACATCGTAAGAGAGCTCAAGAAGAAGAGCGACAGAATCGTTATATCAACTAACGGATTCTTTACAGACAGGATCATCGACCTTTGTAAGGAGTTCCCTGATATAGGTATCCGTATATCCATCGAAGGCCTAGAACAGACCAATAACGAGATAAGAGGCCTTCCTGATGGCTTCAACAGAGGCTATACGACCCTTAAAAAGCTTCGTGAGATGGGTCTTAAGGATGTTGGCTTTGGAATGACTGTTCAGGACAGGAATGCGGCAGACCTTGTGCCTCTTTACAAGCTTTCTGATGAACTTGATATGGAGTTTGCAACGGCATCTCTCCATAACAGCTTCTATTTTGTAGAAGCCAAGAATATCATTCATGACAGAATGATGGTTGGTAAACACTTCGAAGATCTTGTAAATGAGCTTCTTGATTCAAACAGCCCTAAGAAGTGGTTCAGAGCTTATTTTAATCACGGACTTATAAACTATATCTATGGTCAGAAGCGCCTTCTGCCTTGTGATATGAGTTTTGATACCTTCTTTATCGATCCTTATGGCGATGTAATGCCATGTAACGGAACCAAGGATAAAGAGGTAATGGGTAACCTTAATACCCAGAGTTGGGATGAACTTTGGAACAGCGAAGATGCCGAGAAGGTACGTGCTAAAGTAAGACACTGTGACAGAAACTGCTGGATGATAGGATCTGTATCACCTGCAATGCACAAGTATATATGGGTTCCTGCTCTGTGGGTAATCCATCATAAGTTCCTTAGATTCTGGAAGAAGAAAAAGTATAGCATGTATGAGCTTAAGGTTGTAAGAGACTACCGTGACGGTAAGGTGACCAAAGAGCAGCTCGATAAGTGCAGTACCTGTGATTTTAATGCAGCTGTTAACAATGGCCTTTCTGCAGCATCGATGGAGCAGCTTAAGAATAAGACTGGAGAAGAGATCGTTGCTGAAGATATCGAAAGGCAGCAGAGCAGAAAGCAATCCCGATGA
- a CDS encoding alpha-1,2-fucosyltransferase, translating to MIIIRVAGGLGNQMQQYAMYRKLKSLGKDVKLDLSWFDADSQKGLAAPRKCELKYFKDLPMDVCSNDERGKFVNRSFVTKTLNKLIPSTSRIFEESKMYHPEIFDLEDKYLEGFFLCNKYYADIMPQLQKDFVFPLHSDPKKQEINEALMDEMMNKNGGESACIHLRRGDYVTQQVNVDLFGNIATDAYYDAAVEYVLSKSPDAHFYIFSNDPEYAEEKYPDRARFTIVTGNEGTDSLLDMQLMSRCKYNICANSTFSFWGARLNARPDKIMIRTYKMRNNQDVVEDLMHDYWQGWVLIDENGIIR from the coding sequence ATGATAATAATCAGAGTCGCAGGCGGCCTGGGCAATCAGATGCAGCAGTACGCCATGTATAGAAAACTAAAGAGTCTTGGCAAGGACGTAAAGCTTGACCTGTCATGGTTTGATGCAGACAGCCAGAAGGGTCTGGCAGCTCCAAGGAAGTGCGAGCTTAAGTATTTCAAGGATCTTCCTATGGATGTCTGCTCTAATGATGAACGCGGAAAGTTTGTGAATAGAAGCTTTGTAACAAAAACTTTGAATAAGCTGATACCATCCACAAGCCGTATCTTTGAAGAAAGCAAAATGTATCACCCTGAGATATTTGATCTTGAAGATAAATATCTTGAAGGGTTCTTTCTTTGCAATAAGTATTATGCGGATATTATGCCGCAGCTTCAGAAGGATTTTGTATTCCCTCTCCATTCTGATCCTAAGAAGCAGGAAATAAATGAAGCCTTAATGGATGAGATGATGAATAAAAACGGCGGAGAGTCAGCCTGCATACATCTAAGACGCGGTGATTATGTAACGCAGCAGGTCAATGTAGACCTTTTTGGAAATATAGCAACTGACGCTTATTATGACGCAGCTGTAGAATATGTCCTGTCGAAGTCTCCTGATGCTCACTTTTATATCTTCTCTAATGATCCTGAGTATGCAGAAGAAAAGTACCCTGACAGAGCCCGCTTTACTATCGTTACCGGCAATGAAGGAACAGACAGCCTTCTTGATATGCAGCTTATGAGCAGATGTAAATATAATATCTGTGCAAACTCAACCTTCTCCTTCTGGGGAGCAAGACTCAATGCAAGACCTGACAAGATCATGATAAGGACCTACAAGATGCGCAATAACCAGGATGTAGTAGAAGACCTCATGCATGATTACTGGCAGGGCTGGGTACTTATAGATGAAAATGGTATAATTAGGTGA